One Citrus sinensis cultivar Valencia sweet orange chromosome 5, DVS_A1.0, whole genome shotgun sequence genomic window, TCGACATATTTATCCCAAACAGTATCTctcccaaacaccggtcccccagtttctggtgttgggtaacGTAGTGGACCAGCAGTGGAAACTCGACAGCACTCGCTCGCGTGGGattggaaaaggctgccaagagtcatgtcgcatttaattgcggacgaggtgacgtggcagaaatctccccctccatttgaatttcaaaccgacgGTTATGAGGCCCTCGGGATTCGGCGCAGTTATATGCTGGCAACCCAAGAGTCCGTCCTCATTTGGAAAGCCAAATCCTCTCGAACGGCATATTCACCATTCACTCCGTCTCCGTCTACGTCTCTGTTTCTCCGGCAAAGAAGTTCCGGCACGAAGCCCCCATCCTTGCCTTTCTCCGATTGAAGCAGTACTTCAGGTATTACTTCTCTCTCTTCGGTCTCGAATAGTTTGTAGataacttcttttttctttcgttTGGGTAGTAGTTGGTGGTGTTGTGGTTAGAGTTTAGGGAATGTCGAAAGGCAAAGAGAAGGTCCTTGAGGTTGATGACGACGAGTTGGACTTCCTGCCTAGTCTGCTCACCGATCCCGCCTTTGACCCCGAGGTCCCCTTAGAGCCTATTAGGTCTAGTGTCAGGACTAGTGCTAGGAGCATGTCTCCCCAAACGACCTCTACGAGCGGGAGTAATGGTGAGGATGGATCTTCTGACTTCGAGGATACTTTGAGTGAGGGTCGAGGAGATGATTCTGGTGAGGCGTCCCCATCGGGAGCACCGCGACCAGAAGGGAGGAGTACAATAGGAGGCAGAGCCCTATCGCGGGATTATGCTATTGATTACATGACGTGCACGACCACGTTTGATGAGCTCGAGGACCTCCGGCTGAGGTATAGCATTCCTGGCGAGATACCTCTCAAGGTCCCGGGAAAGAAGGATGCTCCCAGCCGGCCTCCTAGGGGATATGTTACCCTGTATCTGGACAGCTTTAAGTACGGGCTGAGGTGTCCCTTGCAACCTTACTTTGCCCGGATACTTAACGGGCTAAATCTAGCTCCTGGTCAGCTGAATCCCAATGGGTGGAGAGTgctctctggtctgttcatattgtgggacagatgttgccaaagcgagcccacggttgatgaggtgaagcacCTGTATCAACTAAAGAGCAGCCCCAAAGATGCCGGCTGGTACTACTTCCAATCTAGCACCAAGAGCAGGAAACCTATAACCGACCTCCctactggtggtggtgggaattggaagagaaagttcttttttgctgggggtccTTGGGGTCAGGTCGCACAAATGGACGGGAAGGATTATCGGGTCCCACCCCGTTTCACGGTCCTAGTTTGCCTGCTCGCTCCAGATGTCTTGTATCCATAATTGTTCTTGTTTTATTGGCTTGTTTCTAACCAAGTGTCTGTTTATGTTGTAGTTTCTTGGGGCGTTCATTTCCCACTCCGACCCGGCCAGCTCAAACGGGTTGAGGCTGTGCTAGTCAATTCCTGCTCGAGCCGGGAACTGTTATCCACATACAACTTGCTCGAGTCTCGCTTGATACTTCCTGGCCATAGGATGGAGGACGCTATGATTGGGGCTCTGACCCGAAAACGTTCTCGACCTCCAACCACGAAGAGGGACGAGAGTAAGGATGCCCCTACCGCAAAGCGGGCCAACATCGTGCAGCAGGCCCCACCCTTGAAGATTTTACCTCCAGCTCCTGTAAAAGTCGGGGAAGCTAGTGGAGTAGCCACAGATCCTGCTACCTCTTCTCCTCCTGTCGGGCCTCGATCTCGCTTACCTGACAGCCGAGCAGAACATCTGGTCCCTTACCTCAATGAGTTAACTAAATCCGTGAGCAAGAAGGACCTGGAGGCCTTTGACGGCCGCACCTTGGGTGAGCTGGTGGGGGCCATGCAGCATAGCGCTTTCCACCTCAGCTGCATGACCACCTATTACAAGGCTAAGGTTGGCCGCTACGAccggaagatgaaggaggatATCCAATCGGCGACGAACAGAGCTGACGTTGCCGAGAAGAAAGCAGGGGAGCTGAATCTCGAGAATCTGAAGCTGATAGAGCAAGAATCacttgctcaagcaaaagccattacCCTCGAGGAGGAGTTTACCAAGGTCAAGGAGGATCTGCAAAGGCAGAAGGCTATGTATGAGGCTCAGCTCGAGTCTCTCCGTGACTCCCACCGAGCTCAGGTCgagaacttggagagggaggccgacaaccagtatgaccagggacttcggcattcctatcgttgcatcatggccgtcctcgggaagcaacaccctgacctgaagatggatgaccttgcagctggtgtTGCTCGGCATATGGATGAGGAGGCGGCCAAGGAAGATGCCGAGGGGGTAGAGCCGATCGTGATTGAGGAGGAAaactctcctcctcgtgcaGTCCCTGCTGAAGTTGGCGAGGCGAGCACCCCCCCGGACGCAACTGGCGATACCCCCCCCGCACCTGAGGAGGTCCAGCCAACCGATGCTGCTCGGCTCACTGATCCGCCgtctttttgatatatttcttttgttgtaatGGACAATGTTCATGAAGATTATCCCCTCTGTTAATCATTaaccaattaataaaaatgttttttgattactttcttgTGTTGTAATTATGAGTTAATTTTCGTTTGAGAATCTGCTTGTCTTTGTCTGGACGAGCAGGTTCCGGCTTGGCTCATGGTTTTGCCACATGCcttttaagatttttcaatGCCTGGGATTCGGTTtgccttcgcgcggtcgagcagatcctggcacgcttggcttcggtctcgccataagacaggctttgagacttggcgagcctttgcatgccttggggatttcttcgaatgttttggagtctgctcgccttctcgtggtcgagcagatcctggcatgcttggcttctgtctcgccataagacaggctttgagacttggcgagcctttgcatgccttgggaatttcttcgaatgttttggagtctgctcgccttctcgtggtcgagcggatcctggcatgcttggcttctgtctcgccataagacaggctttgagacttggcgagcctttgcatgccttggaatTTTTCTCGGTTTCGAGCGAATGAAATTCCGCGACGTTCCATTAATGGCAGGATTTGACTTACATGAAATTGTTCGGACATAAAGCGTGAAAGATAAACGATAATGAATATGAGCGAAAATAGCTTTCAAATGTGAACAAGTCTTACTGGAAGTACTTCCGGaggtgtgctgcgttccatgggcgtttcacCTCGTGGCCGTCCGCGCGGaccagcttgtaagctccgggtcccgctatctgcttgactctatatGGCCCTTCCCAATTCGGTCCCAGCACTCCTTGAGTCGAATCTTTGGTGCTCTGATTTACTCTTCTCAATACCCAGTCTCCGACCCTGAATTGCCGTATGTTCaccttctggttataataCCGAGCAACCCTTTGTTGGTAAGTGACTGATCGCTCGGCTGCTTGCTCCCTCCTTTCCGTTagcagatcaagattcaaacatatctgctcgtcgttcTCCTGCTCATTGAAATGACCTGTCCGGTGTGTGGTCGTTCCTATCTCAGCCGGCACGACCGCTTCATGTCCGAAAGCCAAAGCGAACGGTGTCTCCCCAGTTgcggttttgtgggttgttctgtatgcccatagcaCACCTGACAGCTCGTCAACCCAAGCACCCTTTTTTGCTCCGAGCCTGGTTTTCAGAAGCCTCTTGATggtcttgttggctgcttctacttgtccattcgattgagggtgagcaggcgagcaatacttcagctctatcccgaggttctggcagaaatccctgaagctgtgattatcgaactgcctaccattatccgttaccaaggcataagggatcccgtatcgacagaccaggtttctccacacgaagtctgttgttttcttctctgtgatcctgctaagggcttccacctctatccacttcgtgaagtaatctatagcaactattgcatgtgttgctgctcctcgtccttttggcaatgggccgatcagatcaattccccattgagcaaatggccaaggggaggccatggaggtgagcttctctggtggttggttggagaaatttgcaaaactctggcagctTGCACAACCCCTGGTCTTCTTTtgcgcatcctggtgcattgtcggccagaa contains:
- the LOC112497637 gene encoding uncharacterized protein LOC112497637 — protein: MSKGKEKVLEVDDDELDFLPSLLTDPAFDPEVPLEPIRSSVRTSARSMSPQTTSTSGSNGEDGSSDFEDTLSEGRGDDSGEASPSGAPRPEGRSTIGGRALSRDYAIDYMTCTTTFDELEDLRLRYSIPGEIPLKVPGKKDAPSRPPRGYVTLYLDSFKYGLRCPLQPYFARILNGLNLAPGQLNPNGWRVLSVSWGVHFPLRPGQLKRVEAVLVNSCSSRELLSTYNLLESRLILPGHRMEDAMIGALTRKRSRPPTTKRDESKDAPTAKRANIVQQAPPLKILPPAPVKVGEASGVATDPATSSPPVGPRSRLPDSRAEHLVPYLNELTKSVSKKDLEAFDGRTLGELVGAMQHSAFHLSCMTTYYKAKVGRYDRKMKEDIQSATNRADVAEKKAGELNLENLKLIEQESLAQAKAITLEEEFTKVKEDLQRQKAMYEAQLESLRDSHRAQMDDLAAGVARHMDEEAAKEDAEGVEPIVIEEENSPPRAVPAEVGEASTPPDATGDTPPAPEEVQPTDAARLTDPPSF